In Sphingobacteriaceae bacterium, the following proteins share a genomic window:
- a CDS encoding protoporphyrinogen IX oxidase, with amino-acid sequence MDSTQIKYILSLHIIFVVCWFAALFYIVRLFIYAAEAQKKDDVAKKILTDQLTLMQRKLWYIIGWPSMIGTFVFGGWMLYLNWEFYLSQPWMWLKLISVGVLTIYHIGCQRILSQQKKGLFNLSSLKLRLLNELATVLLVAIVFLVVVKSTSGLLVGILGLFGFAATLMIGVLIYRKSRKKESSENLEEKK; translated from the coding sequence ATGGATTCTACACAAATTAAATATATTCTTTCGCTACACATAATCTTCGTAGTATGCTGGTTTGCGGCGCTCTTCTATATTGTTAGACTTTTTATTTACGCTGCAGAAGCTCAAAAAAAAGATGACGTAGCAAAAAAGATTTTAACCGATCAGTTAACTTTAATGCAACGCAAGCTCTGGTATATTATCGGGTGGCCGTCCATGATAGGGACTTTTGTTTTTGGTGGATGGATGTTGTATCTGAATTGGGAATTCTATTTAAGTCAACCATGGATGTGGTTAAAATTAATTTCTGTTGGCGTTCTCACCATTTATCATATCGGCTGTCAACGCATTTTATCGCAACAGAAAAAAGGATTATTCAATCTTTCATCATTAAAACTCAGACTCTTAAACGAATTGGCTACAGTATTACTTGTAGCAATTGTTTTTCTTGTGGTAGTAAAATCCACTTCAGGCTTATTAGTTGGAATACTAGGACTCTTTGGCTTTGCAGCCACGTTGATGATTGGGGTCTTGATTTATAGAAAAAGTCGTAAGAAAGAAAGTAGTGAAAATTTAGAAGAAAAAAAGTAG
- a CDS encoding carbamoyl phosphate synthase large subunit, with the protein MPKDTSIKSVLIIGSGPIVIGQACEFDYSGSQSAKSLREEGIEVTLINSNPATIMTDKVTADNIYLLPLEVKSIIKILEEQQIDAVLPTMGGQTALNLALKCEDMGIWEKYNVKMIGVDIEAIKVTEDRDLFRARMEEIGVAMAPSKIAKSFLEGKSVAQEFGFPLVIRPSFTLGGSGGSVVYEKENFDALLNRGLQTSPIHEVLIDKAVLGWKEYELELLRDKNDNVAIICSIENFDPMGVHTGDSITVAPAQTLSDSTYQKMRTMAIKMMRSIGNFSGGCNVQFAVSDDEKEEIIAIEINPRVSRSSALASKATGYPIARIASKLAIGYQLDELINQITKSTSAYFEPTLDYVIVKIPRWNFDKFKGCNRELGFQMKSVGEVMAIGRSFQEALQKACQSLEIKRNGLGADGKEITDQAELLRALERPSWNRLFMIYDAMKMGISIKTIQKLTRIDMWFLQQIEEMIALEKEIEKFDLKGLSKDLLYEAKQKGYADRQIAHLLRCKESEVYAKRNDLGIKRVYKLVDTCAAEFEAKTPYYYSTFEDENESVSSNKKKIVILGSGPNRIGQGIEFDYSCVHGVLAAKEMGYETIMINCNPETVSTDFSTADKLYFEPVFWEHIYDIILHEKPEGVIVQLGGQTALKLAEKLDRYGIKIIGTDFKSLDLAEDRGSFSNLLKENNIPYPEFGVIEDAEEAITLSKKLGFPLLVRPSYVLGGQSMKIVINEEELEQHVVKLLNDLPDNKVLLDHFLQGAIEAEADAICDGEDVYIIGIMEHIEPAGIHSGDSYAVLPPFDLSDDVIRQIEDHTKKIAVALKTVGLLNIQFAVKNGKVYIIEANPRASRTVPFIAKAYDEPYVNYATKVMLGAKVKDFKFAPKKKGYAIKIPVFSYEKFPEIQKELGPEMKSTGEAIYFIDDLQDEFFQNVYSERNLYLSK; encoded by the coding sequence ATGCCTAAAGATACTTCCATAAAATCCGTGTTAATTATAGGTTCAGGTCCCATCGTTATTGGACAAGCCTGCGAATTCGATTATTCTGGTTCACAATCTGCTAAAAGTCTTCGCGAAGAAGGAATTGAAGTGACGCTGATCAACTCCAATCCTGCAACAATTATGACGGACAAGGTAACTGCAGATAATATTTACTTGTTGCCATTGGAAGTTAAATCCATAATAAAAATTCTTGAAGAACAACAAATAGATGCTGTACTCCCTACCATGGGGGGACAAACCGCTTTAAACCTGGCTCTTAAATGTGAAGACATGGGCATTTGGGAAAAGTACAATGTGAAAATGATTGGAGTAGACATTGAGGCGATTAAAGTAACTGAAGATCGCGATCTTTTTCGTGCTCGTATGGAGGAGATTGGTGTGGCAATGGCACCGAGTAAAATAGCAAAATCTTTCCTCGAAGGAAAAAGTGTTGCACAGGAATTTGGTTTCCCTTTAGTTATCCGCCCCTCGTTTACCCTTGGTGGAAGCGGCGGTTCGGTTGTTTATGAAAAGGAAAATTTCGATGCGTTATTAAATCGTGGGCTTCAAACTTCCCCGATACACGAAGTACTTATTGATAAAGCTGTTCTTGGCTGGAAAGAATATGAATTGGAATTATTGCGTGATAAAAATGATAACGTAGCCATTATTTGTTCTATCGAAAATTTCGATCCAATGGGAGTTCACACCGGAGATAGCATTACTGTTGCTCCTGCACAAACTCTTAGCGACAGCACTTATCAGAAAATGCGTACCATGGCCATCAAAATGATGCGCAGCATTGGTAATTTTTCGGGTGGATGCAACGTACAATTCGCGGTAAGTGATGACGAGAAGGAAGAAATTATCGCAATAGAAATCAATCCTCGCGTTTCGCGATCATCAGCATTAGCCAGTAAAGCAACAGGTTATCCGATCGCACGTATTGCAAGCAAATTAGCAATAGGATATCAACTTGACGAATTAATAAATCAAATTACAAAATCTACTTCAGCCTACTTTGAGCCTACTTTAGATTATGTTATTGTAAAAATACCGCGTTGGAATTTTGATAAGTTCAAAGGCTGTAACCGCGAATTAGGTTTCCAGATGAAATCTGTTGGCGAGGTGATGGCTATCGGAAGAAGTTTTCAGGAAGCTTTACAAAAAGCCTGTCAGAGCTTGGAAATTAAACGTAATGGTTTAGGGGCTGACGGAAAAGAAATTACCGATCAGGCTGAACTTCTCAGAGCATTGGAACGTCCAAGCTGGAACCGCTTGTTTATGATCTACGATGCCATGAAAATGGGTATCTCTATCAAAACTATTCAGAAATTAACCCGCATCGATATGTGGTTTCTTCAGCAAATTGAAGAAATGATTGCGCTCGAAAAAGAGATAGAAAAATTTGATTTGAAAGGCCTTTCAAAAGATCTTTTATACGAAGCAAAACAAAAAGGCTATGCCGACCGTCAGATTGCACATTTACTTCGTTGCAAGGAAAGTGAAGTTTATGCAAAAAGAAATGATTTAGGAATTAAACGCGTTTATAAATTAGTGGACACCTGCGCTGCAGAGTTTGAAGCGAAAACGCCTTACTACTACTCTACTTTCGAAGACGAAAATGAAAGTGTAAGTAGCAACAAAAAGAAAATCGTCATCCTGGGAAGTGGTCCTAACCGTATCGGACAAGGTATTGAGTTCGATTACAGCTGCGTACATGGAGTTCTGGCAGCGAAAGAAATGGGTTATGAAACCATCATGATTAACTGTAATCCCGAAACTGTTAGTACAGATTTTAGTACGGCAGATAAACTGTATTTTGAACCTGTATTCTGGGAACATATTTATGATATCATTCTTCATGAAAAACCTGAAGGTGTAATAGTACAATTAGGCGGCCAAACCGCACTTAAGCTTGCTGAAAAACTTGATAGGTATGGTATTAAAATCATTGGTACAGATTTTAAATCTTTAGATCTTGCCGAAGACCGTGGAAGCTTTTCGAACTTATTAAAAGAAAATAATATTCCTTATCCTGAGTTTGGCGTAATTGAAGATGCAGAAGAAGCAATTACACTTTCCAAAAAATTAGGATTTCCTTTATTAGTGCGTCCAAGTTATGTATTGGGTGGACAAAGCATGAAGATTGTTATCAATGAGGAAGAACTGGAACAACACGTTGTAAAATTATTAAACGATCTTCCAGATAATAAAGTTTTACTGGATCACTTTTTACAAGGTGCCATCGAGGCCGAGGCAGATGCAATATGTGATGGAGAGGATGTTTACATCATCGGAATTATGGAACACATTGAACCTGCAGGTATTCATAGCGGTGATAGTTATGCTGTTCTGCCGCCCTTCGATTTAAGTGACGATGTTATTAGACAAATTGAAGATCACACTAAAAAGATTGCTGTTGCTCTTAAAACCGTGGGCTTACTAAATATCCAGTTTGCTGTTAAAAATGGTAAGGTTTATATTATCGAAGCAAATCCAAGAGCTTCACGCACTGTGCCATTTATTGCCAAAGCGTACGATGAACCTTATGTAAATTATGCTACGAAAGTGATGCTGGGAGCTAAAGTAAAAGATTTTAAATTTGCTCCAAAGAAAAAAGGGTACGCCATAAAAATCCCAGTTTTCAGTTATGAGAAGTTTCCTGAAATTCAAAAAGAATTAGGTCCCGAAATGAAAAGCACTGGTGAAGCAATTTATTTTATTGATGATTTACAGGATGAGTTTTTTCAAAATGTTTATAGCGAAAGAAACCTTTATTTAAGTAAATAG
- a CDS encoding DNA-binding response regulator yields MTGQYHILLVEDEENLANTLALNLKLENYLVTVARTGDEALKLFTKNRTYINLVLLDVMLPDINGFDLCKEFKIMEPGIPVIFLTAKNQTADKIGGLKLGADDYITKPFDLEELLLRISNLLKRTQKEVDTVFSFASCSINFQTYEIVDIRGDKQNLSKREIGLLELLTSEPNKVISRDEIIEKLWDVNENASSRTIDNYILNFRKYFEENPKEPKHFHSIRGVGYKFIANS; encoded by the coding sequence ATGACAGGTCAGTATCATATCTTACTAGTAGAGGACGAAGAAAATCTTGCAAACACCCTTGCATTGAATTTAAAACTTGAAAATTATCTGGTAACAGTGGCCCGAACCGGAGATGAAGCGCTTAAGCTTTTTACCAAAAACAGAACGTATATAAATCTTGTCTTGCTGGATGTAATGCTTCCGGATATAAATGGCTTCGACCTTTGCAAAGAGTTTAAAATTATGGAACCCGGGATTCCGGTTATTTTTTTAACAGCAAAAAATCAAACAGCAGATAAAATTGGAGGCTTGAAATTAGGCGCCGACGACTACATTACCAAACCCTTTGATCTTGAGGAACTTTTACTTCGCATAAGTAATTTATTAAAAAGAACTCAGAAGGAAGTAGACACTGTATTTAGTTTTGCAAGCTGTAGTATTAATTTTCAAACCTACGAAATTGTGGATATCAGGGGCGATAAACAAAATTTGTCCAAACGTGAAATAGGACTTCTTGAGCTTCTTACTTCCGAGCCTAACAAAGTTATTTCCCGCGATGAAATTATAGAAAAGCTTTGGGACGTTAATGAAAATGCATCCTCCAGAACAATTGACAATTACATACTCAATTTTCGGAAATATTTTGAAGAAAATCCAAAAGAACCCAAACACTTTCACTCTATAAGAGGCGTTGGGTATAAGTTTATCGCAAATAGTTAA
- a CDS encoding acyl-CoA thioesterase yields MKSKTPSQSATINTEMILPTDTNHVGNLFGGTLMKWVDITGAIAAQRHCGRVVVTAAINHVSFDNPIRQNSIVTLDAKVSRAFSSSMEVFVDVFVENPTTGAKTKCNEAILTFVAIDQNGSPLPVPPLSPETETEIKRYEGALRRRQLSLVIAGRMKAEDATELKALFT; encoded by the coding sequence ATGAAATCCAAGACGCCATCGCAATCCGCAACAATAAACACCGAAATGATTCTTCCCACAGATACCAATCACGTTGGAAATCTATTTGGAGGAACTTTAATGAAGTGGGTTGACATTACAGGTGCGATTGCCGCCCAACGTCATTGCGGCCGAGTGGTTGTCACAGCTGCTATTAATCACGTATCGTTCGATAATCCCATCCGCCAAAACAGTATCGTAACACTTGATGCGAAAGTAAGCCGTGCATTTTCAAGCAGTATGGAGGTTTTTGTGGATGTTTTTGTAGAAAATCCAACTACCGGGGCAAAAACCAAATGCAACGAAGCAATATTAACGTTTGTGGCCATTGATCAGAATGGCTCTCCCCTGCCCGTTCCACCTTTGAGTCCTGAAACCGAAACGGAAATTAAGCGTTATGAAGGAGCTTTAAGAAGAAGGCAATTATCTTTAGTTATAGCAGGAAGAATGAAGGCCGAGGACGCTACCGAATTAAAAGCATTATTTACTTAG
- a CDS encoding MFS transporter has product MSKIVSGSSSLNKIIIVAALGYFVDIYDLVLFSVERKDSLTELLGRAATSENLKSIGMSLLNWQMGGMLLGGIFWGILGDKKGRLSVLFGSILMYSLANIANGFVTSIPMYSALRFISGFGLAGELGAGITLVSETMSKERRSIGTMIVATVGVFGAVVAGFMGDVITNWRWSFYLGGAMGLVLLILRIGILESGMFESLRKTEVSKGNFLDLFKNRKRAGQYLSVIMIAVPVWYVMGILITFAPEIFVSMKVTSFKPDAGKSIMYAYLGITLGDIASGLLSHYLKSRKKALAVFMIMTFLSIILYFKCAIISEVYYYSVVTIIGFATGYWAVFMSTAAELFGTNIRATATTTAPNFVRGSVIFLSFLFRFFETQFRNSDGTSDLQKAAIVVGIVVAILALIAWINLKETFHKDLNYTE; this is encoded by the coding sequence ATGAGTAAAATAGTTTCTGGTTCTTCTTCTTTGAATAAAATAATCATTGTAGCTGCCCTAGGCTATTTTGTTGATATTTATGATCTTGTCCTTTTCAGCGTCGAGCGGAAAGATAGTCTTACAGAGCTTTTGGGCAGGGCTGCAACTTCTGAAAACCTTAAGTCTATTGGCATGTCGTTGCTCAATTGGCAAATGGGAGGAATGCTTTTAGGAGGAATATTCTGGGGAATACTCGGAGACAAAAAAGGAAGACTTTCGGTCTTGTTCGGTTCTATTTTAATGTATTCACTCGCAAATATCGCCAATGGATTTGTTACAAGCATCCCCATGTATTCGGCGCTTCGTTTTATTTCCGGATTTGGACTAGCGGGAGAGTTAGGGGCAGGAATTACTCTGGTAAGCGAGACCATGAGTAAAGAGCGGCGAAGTATTGGCACTATGATTGTTGCCACCGTGGGTGTATTTGGAGCGGTTGTAGCAGGGTTTATGGGCGATGTGATAACAAACTGGCGATGGAGTTTTTATTTGGGAGGCGCCATGGGTCTGGTTCTACTCATACTCCGTATTGGTATTTTAGAGTCTGGTATGTTTGAGAGCCTTCGTAAAACCGAAGTCAGCAAAGGAAATTTTCTTGATCTTTTTAAAAATCGTAAAAGAGCAGGGCAGTACCTCAGTGTAATTATGATCGCTGTACCGGTTTGGTATGTGATGGGTATTCTTATCACTTTCGCCCCTGAAATTTTTGTGTCGATGAAAGTTACAAGTTTTAAACCAGATGCGGGAAAATCAATTATGTACGCCTACCTGGGAATTACCTTGGGCGACATTGCAAGCGGTCTGTTAAGCCACTATTTAAAAAGCAGGAAAAAAGCTCTTGCCGTTTTTATGATTATGACATTTTTGTCCATTATTCTTTATTTTAAATGTGCCATTATTTCAGAAGTATATTACTACAGTGTTGTAACTATAATAGGTTTCGCAACCGGATACTGGGCTGTTTTTATGAGCACAGCAGCTGAACTTTTTGGCACAAATATCAGGGCCACCGCCACTACAACTGCTCCTAATTTTGTTAGGGGCTCAGTTATTTTTCTCAGCTTCTTATTTCGTTTTTTTGAGACTCAGTTTCGAAATTCAGATGGAACATCAGATCTGCAAAAAGCTGCCATCGTGGTTGGCATAGTAGTTGCAATTCTTGCTTTAATAGCGTGGATAAATCTTAAAGAAACTTTCCACAAAGACCTTAATTATACAGAATAA
- a CDS encoding phenylacetic acid degradation bifunctional protein PaaZ yields MNQLHNYACGQWVAGSEKGQDLFNAITGETIATTSSRGLDFGMMCDYARNVGGPKLRKMTFQERGLMLKALALHLMSKKEEFYKVSWATGATRIDSWVDIEGGIGNLFSYASLRRQFPNETYCYDGDVARLSKNNTFIGHHICVPKEGVAIHINAFNFPVWGMLEKVAVNWLAGVPAIVKPATVTSFLTEVVVKEIIASKILPEGALQLICGSANGILDHVMNQDVVTFTGSASTGKMLKAHPRLLQESVHFNMEADSLNCCVLGTDVTTEMPEFDIFIKEVAREITTKAGQKCTAVRRIIVPENMVEDVQIALGKRLAQSVIGDPNVEGVKMGSLAGQAQLLEVKEKVELLSKSQKIIIGDFEKFEVKGADKKKGAFMPPIIFLNEKPFSNTDCHNVEAFGPVSTLMPYKTIDEAIELSRMGKGSLVSSIITADDRIARMYTIGAACMHGRILVLNRECAKESTGHGSPMPLLVHGGPGRAGGGEEMGGKRGVFHYLQRTAIQGSPTTITHILNQYQQGAKQIEKDIHPFRQYFEDLEIGETLITAKHTVTEADVVNFANVSGDHFYAHTDVTSLDGTIFTGRVAHGYYILSKAAGLFVNAKKGPVLLNYGIDECRFTKPVYMGSTIGVRFTCKEKIAQEKKNEEDIAKGIVKWLVDVYDETGETVAIATILTMVKMKNQD; encoded by the coding sequence ATGAACCAGCTACATAATTATGCCTGCGGACAATGGGTTGCAGGATCTGAAAAAGGACAGGATTTATTTAATGCCATTACCGGTGAAACCATTGCTACAACAAGCAGCAGAGGACTCGATTTTGGAATGATGTGTGATTACGCCCGCAATGTGGGTGGACCAAAGCTGAGAAAAATGACCTTCCAGGAACGTGGGCTGATGTTGAAAGCCCTTGCCCTGCATTTAATGAGTAAAAAAGAAGAATTTTACAAAGTGAGTTGGGCCACGGGAGCAACTAGAATAGACAGTTGGGTAGACATTGAAGGAGGAATAGGAAATTTATTTTCATACGCCTCTTTGCGTCGTCAATTTCCTAACGAAACCTATTGTTATGATGGAGATGTAGCAAGACTTTCAAAGAACAATACTTTTATCGGGCATCATATTTGTGTTCCTAAAGAAGGTGTTGCTATTCATATTAATGCATTTAATTTTCCGGTTTGGGGCATGCTTGAAAAAGTGGCAGTGAATTGGTTAGCAGGTGTTCCCGCAATTGTGAAACCCGCAACTGTTACTTCGTTCCTTACCGAGGTTGTTGTAAAGGAAATTATTGCCAGTAAAATTCTGCCAGAAGGGGCACTGCAACTTATTTGTGGAAGTGCCAACGGGATCTTGGATCATGTGATGAATCAGGATGTGGTAACATTTACCGGATCTGCATCAACCGGCAAAATGTTAAAAGCACATCCTCGGCTTTTGCAGGAATCCGTTCATTTTAATATGGAAGCTGATTCACTTAACTGTTGTGTACTTGGAACCGATGTTACCACTGAGATGCCTGAGTTTGACATTTTTATTAAAGAAGTAGCCAGGGAAATAACGACCAAAGCCGGACAGAAATGTACAGCTGTTAGAAGAATCATTGTTCCCGAAAATATGGTGGAGGATGTTCAAATTGCTTTAGGAAAACGTTTGGCACAAAGTGTTATCGGAGATCCTAACGTTGAAGGTGTTAAGATGGGCTCATTGGCAGGCCAAGCACAACTTCTGGAGGTAAAAGAAAAAGTAGAACTTCTCAGTAAATCTCAAAAAATAATTATTGGCGATTTCGAAAAATTTGAAGTTAAAGGTGCTGATAAAAAGAAAGGTGCCTTTATGCCTCCAATTATTTTTCTTAATGAAAAGCCTTTTTCAAATACCGATTGCCACAATGTAGAAGCTTTTGGTCCGGTAAGTACATTAATGCCCTACAAAACCATTGATGAAGCTATTGAATTGAGCCGTATGGGCAAAGGAAGTCTTGTAAGTAGCATAATCACAGCTGATGATCGTATTGCTCGTATGTACACTATTGGCGCAGCTTGCATGCACGGCAGAATTCTTGTTCTTAATCGCGAATGCGCAAAAGAAAGTACCGGACATGGATCCCCTATGCCACTGCTTGTGCATGGCGGACCGGGGCGTGCTGGTGGTGGAGAAGAAATGGGTGGTAAACGCGGGGTTTTTCATTACCTGCAACGTACTGCAATACAAGGATCCCCAACAACTATTACGCATATTTTAAACCAATATCAACAAGGCGCAAAACAAATTGAAAAGGATATCCATCCCTTCCGTCAATACTTCGAAGATCTTGAAATTGGGGAAACTCTGATAACGGCTAAGCACACAGTAACTGAAGCCGACGTAGTGAATTTCGCCAATGTTAGCGGAGACCATTTTTATGCACATACAGATGTAACAAGCCTCGATGGTACAATATTTACAGGCCGTGTTGCCCATGGATACTATATTTTAAGTAAAGCGGCTGGCTTGTTCGTAAATGCAAAAAAAGGTCCGGTTTTGTTGAATTATGGCATTGATGAATGCCGTTTCACCAAGCCTGTTTATATGGGAAGTACAATTGGCGTGCGGTTTACCTGCAAAGAAAAAATAGCGCAGGAAAAAAAGAATGAGGAAGATATTGCAAAAGGGATTGTTAAATGGCTGGTAGACGTTTACGACGAAACCGGCGAAACAGTTGCCATAGCAACTATTCTAACAATGGTTAAAATGAAGAATCAGGATTAA
- a CDS encoding uracil-DNA glycosylase, producing MPLKTLNDDWRELLKHEFEQPYFSSLIESVSRAYKTSVVYPPAELVFNALQLCSFQQTKAVIIGQDPYHGYGQANGLSFSVNDGMRKPPSLQNIFKELQSDIPGFQIPESGNLEAWSKQGVLMLNAVLTVEEAKPGSHKAFGWVLFTNALIKLISDKKEKVVFLLWGNYAITKSELIDSTKHLVLTAAHPSPLARGKFFGSKHFSKTNTYLIENQLKPINWFLT from the coding sequence ATGCCACTAAAAACGCTGAATGACGATTGGAGAGAATTACTTAAACATGAATTTGAACAACCATATTTTTCCAGCTTAATTGAATCCGTAAGTCGGGCTTATAAAACCTCAGTTGTTTATCCACCCGCTGAATTGGTTTTTAACGCGTTGCAGCTTTGCTCCTTTCAGCAAACAAAAGCCGTAATCATTGGACAAGATCCTTATCATGGCTATGGTCAGGCAAATGGGTTAAGTTTTTCGGTGAACGATGGAATGCGCAAGCCCCCCAGCCTCCAAAACATTTTCAAAGAACTTCAATCGGATATTCCTGGATTTCAAATTCCTGAATCAGGGAATCTGGAAGCATGGTCAAAACAAGGTGTTTTGATGTTAAATGCTGTATTAACGGTTGAAGAAGCGAAACCTGGAAGTCACAAAGCGTTTGGTTGGGTACTCTTTACCAATGCATTGATAAAATTAATAAGCGATAAAAAAGAAAAGGTTGTTTTCTTATTGTGGGGAAATTATGCCATTACCAAGTCGGAATTAATTGATTCAACCAAACATTTGGTTCTAACGGCAGCGCATCCGTCACCGCTGGCAAGAGGTAAGTTTTTTGGAAGTAAACATTTTAGTAAAACAAATACCTACCTGATAGAGAATCAATTAAAGCCTATCAATTGGTTTTTAACTTAA
- a CDS encoding GNAT family N-acetyltransferase, with protein sequence MRYILKDFTSLSTQELFEIYKLRSDIFVVEQNCAYQDVDDKDLSSFHVMLFSDHQLAGYSRLLPPGTSYQEPSIGRVAVKREFRTQGLGKSLMKHSIKQTLELYNNQAIVISAQAYLLKFYTDLGFTKEGEEYLEDDIPHIKMRYKVH encoded by the coding sequence ATGCGTTATATTCTAAAAGACTTTACATCGTTATCCACTCAAGAGCTTTTTGAGATCTATAAACTGCGAAGTGATATTTTTGTGGTTGAACAAAATTGCGCTTATCAGGATGTAGACGACAAAGATCTTTCTTCGTTTCATGTAATGCTTTTTAGTGATCACCAGCTGGCCGGATACAGTCGTCTTTTACCTCCAGGAACCTCTTATCAGGAACCCTCCATTGGAAGAGTAGCCGTGAAAAGAGAGTTCAGAACTCAAGGGCTTGGAAAATCACTAATGAAGCATAGCATTAAACAAACACTGGAATTATATAATAATCAAGCTATTGTAATTTCCGCACAAGCTTATCTTCTTAAATTTTATACCGATTTAGGCTTCACTAAAGAAGGCGAAGAATATCTTGAAGACGATATTCCTCATATAAAAATGAGGTATAAAGTGCATTAA
- a CDS encoding DEAD/DEAH box helicase has protein sequence MFKEKLNKRFYTTLVENKLETPTPLQEQGLPKINSGGDVIFVAPEGSGKSTLVSIASIHKLQRAIDDVPKVLILAGSNETGKTLLEQLKSFTRGTDLRVNAAFEDGKIDAQNAEIYEGTDILIGTPKRLLDLYFASSINLNKLKLFVMDDPELMIKHSWQGQVDRLTSSLPKCQHLVFTTELNEKVEKLIHKFMVAPYLIEIE, from the coding sequence ATGTTCAAAGAAAAATTAAATAAGAGATTCTATACCACACTTGTAGAAAATAAATTGGAAACCCCTACTCCATTGCAGGAACAAGGACTTCCGAAAATTAATTCAGGCGGCGATGTTATTTTTGTGGCTCCTGAAGGCTCCGGCAAAAGTACACTCGTGAGCATTGCCTCCATTCATAAATTGCAACGTGCCATCGATGATGTGCCTAAAGTATTGATTCTGGCCGGGAGTAACGAGACTGGAAAAACCTTGTTGGAGCAATTAAAGTCATTTACCCGTGGTACAGATCTTAGAGTAAACGCAGCTTTCGAAGATGGCAAAATAGATGCTCAAAATGCCGAGATTTACGAAGGCACCGATATTTTGATAGGTACTCCAAAAAGGCTTCTCGATCTTTATTTTGCCAGCAGCATTAACCTTAATAAGCTGAAATTGTTTGTTATGGATGATCCTGAACTGATGATTAAACATTCATGGCAGGGCCAGGTAGATCGCCTTACTTCCAGTCTGCCCAAATGTCAACACCTGGTTTTTACAACCGAATTAAATGAAAAGGTAGAGAAGTTGATTCACAAATTTATGGTAGCACCATATCTTATAGAGATTGAATAA
- a CDS encoding CoA-binding protein, with translation MSKATAIIGASPKPERYAYMATSRLKKYGHPVYPIGIHQGNIEGETISTDKPQLKDIDTVTLYVGPQNQGAWIDYILSLKPKRIIFNPGTENSDFEKQATEKGIECIEACTLVMLSTGQY, from the coding sequence ATGAGCAAAGCAACCGCCATCATAGGAGCCTCTCCAAAACCTGAGCGCTATGCATACATGGCCACCAGCCGTTTAAAAAAATACGGACATCCCGTTTACCCAATAGGAATTCACCAAGGGAATATTGAAGGTGAAACAATTTCAACTGACAAGCCTCAACTAAAAGATATTGATACAGTTACGCTATACGTGGGACCTCAAAATCAAGGAGCTTGGATAGATTATATCTTAAGCCTTAAACCGAAAAGAATTATCTTTAATCCAGGAACTGAAAATTCTGATTTTGAAAAACAAGCAACTGAAAAAGGCATTGAATGTATTGAAGCTTGTACTTTAGTGATGTTAAGTACAGGACAATACTAA
- a CDS encoding reactive intermediate/imine deaminase, with protein sequence MKKIINTPNAPAPIGPYNQAIIVNNIMFVSGTIAMDLQSKQLVKTSIKEEAKMVMDYIGEILKAGGCTFDNVVKSTIFLNDMNNFVHVNEVYASYFKGEFPARATIQAARLPKDANVEISVEAILF encoded by the coding sequence ATGAAAAAAATCATCAATACCCCTAACGCACCTGCTCCTATCGGGCCCTACAACCAGGCTATTATCGTAAATAATATTATGTTTGTTAGCGGCACCATAGCTATGGACTTACAAAGCAAACAACTTGTAAAAACCAGTATAAAAGAAGAAGCTAAAATGGTAATGGATTATATTGGAGAAATTCTGAAGGCCGGCGGATGCACGTTTGACAATGTTGTTAAGAGCACTATATTTTTAAATGATATGAACAACTTCGTACATGTTAATGAGGTTTATGCTTCCTATTTTAAAGGGGAGTTTCCGGCAAGGGCAACTATCCAGGCAGCGCGTCTTCCAAAAGATGCAAATGTTGAAATTAGTGTTGAAGCAATTCTGTTTTAA